One genomic window of Myxocyprinus asiaticus isolate MX2 ecotype Aquarium Trade chromosome 5, UBuf_Myxa_2, whole genome shotgun sequence includes the following:
- the LOC127441389 gene encoding calcyclin-binding protein-like translates to MDINELISGLESDLKEITSLLEQCEQQRVRDVLTQEQKKIEKELAQKRQQQAKKDSATDATLKGYTVKINNYGWDQSDKFVKIYITLKGVHTIPAENVEVSFTDRSFNVLVKDLDKKNHQMTVNNLLCPIVVAESSKKIKTDMVLIMCKKKATKKWDCLTQVEKLAKEKDKPNMDGNADPSEGLMSVLQKIYSEGDDEMKRTINKAWCESREKKAKGDDFDF, encoded by the exons ATGGATATCAATGAACTG ATCAGCGGTCTTGAAAGTGATTTAAAAGAGATTACGAGTCTACTGGAGCAATGTGAACAACAGCGTGTGCGAGACGTGTTAACACAAGAGCAGAAGAAGATAGAGAAAGAGCTCGCACAGAAGCGACAACAGCAAGCCAAGAAAGACTCTGCAACTGATGCAACACTCAAAGGATACACAGTCAAAATTAACAATTATG GATGGGACCAGTCTGACAAATTTGTAAAAATCTACATCACACTAAAAGGAGTGCATACTATTCCAGCTGAAAATGTTGAGGTCAGCTTTACAGATAG AAGTTTCAATGTTCTTGTCAAAGATCTGGATAAAAAGAACCATCAAATGACAGTCAACAACCTTTTATGTCCAATTGTTGTAGCAGAGAGCAGTAAAAAG ATTAAAACAGACATGGTCCTTATCATGTGCAAGAAGAAGGCAACAAAAAAATGGGATTGTTTGACACAAGTTGAAAAACTGGCTAAAGAGAAAGa CAAACCTAACATGGATGGGAATGCTGATCCAAGTGAGGGACTGATGAGTGTGCTGCAGAAGATCTACAGTGAGGGAGATGATGAGATGAAGCGGACGATCAACAAGGCGTGGTGTGAATCTCGGGAGAAGAAGGCCAAAggagatgattttgacttctga
- the LOC127441384 gene encoding serine/threonine-protein kinase PLK3-like isoform X1, whose protein sequence is MDPACFTSAQRLSCKMMNPDLFKPSPDRLPAAQPPARPNRSKSEHVKTELAQVVVDAKTGRSYCKGKLLGKGGFARCYEMTDLANNKMYAVKVIPQSRVSKPHQREKIINEIELHKSLQHKHVVKFSHHFEDQDNIYIFLELCSRKSLAHIWKARHTLTDPEVRYYLRQIISALKYLHNKGILHRDLKLGNFFVNENMDLRLGDFGLAAKLEIVEQRKKTICGTPNYLAPEVLNRQGHGTESDVWSLGCVMYTLLCGNPPFETLDLKETYKCIKEVKYSLPPSLTPAAQKLISAVLQKNPADRLTLDQILAHEYFTKGFTPEKLPPSSCVMVPELNPPSPAKKFFTKMAKSLFGKKKSKAVEKTPCEEKDDISKLVSGMVKHSIGRQMSYKTMGANEATSPTVQLASSGPLDTPAEEESRKSASRSFKGTLASSTDACEDIPTPAAVAESAMKVLNSCLSSMPAASRNPPCLSKPKPFVWVTKWVDYSNKYGFGYQLSNHNVGVLFNEGTHLSFCDQRRTVRYCLTNNKHFTFPADTLPEKLQNQKHIVEMMANYMEQNLMEGGDVNCDDQQPPSSSPLLLQWIKTDHALVMLFDNRTLQVNFYTDHTKIILSKSSDSLYLLTYISKDRVSFSYPLSVLSEWGCSSELRQRLHYVVQLLQHYTNA, encoded by the exons ATGGATCCTGCTTGTTTTACCTCCGCGCAGCGTCTTTCCTGTAAAATGATGAATCCGGATTTGTTCAAACCGTCCCCAGACCGTCTTCCGGCGGCTCAACCGCCTGCCAGACCGAACCGGAGTAAATCTGAACATGTTAAGACGGAGCTCGCGCAGGTGGTGGTTGACGCCAAGACTGGAAGATCATACTGTAAAGGAAAGCTTTTGGGAAAG GGTGGTTTTGCACGATGCTATGAAATGACGGATCTTGCCAACAACAAGATGTATGCAGTTAAGGTTATTCCACAGAGCAGAGTCTCAAAGCCACACCAGAGAGAGAAG ATCATTAATGAAATAGAGCTTCACAAAAGCCTCCAGCACAAGCATGTGGtgaagttctctcatcattttgaAGACCAAGACAACATTTACATCTTCCTTGAACTTTGCAGCAGAAAG TCTTTGGCACACATTTGGAAAGCAAGACATACGCTGACAGACCCTGAAGTCCGTTACTACCTCAGACAAATCATATCCGCACTTAAATACCTCCACAACAAAGGCATCCTCCACAGAGACCTCAAATTAG GTAATTTTTTCGTGAATGAGAACATGGATTTGAGGTTAGGAGATTTCGGGCTGGCAGCCAAGTTGGAGATAGTTGAGCAAAGGAAGAA GACCATCTGTGGAACTCCAAACTACCTTGCACCAGAGGTCTTAAACCGACAAGGCCATGGGACAGAGTCAGATGTTTGGTCGCTGGGTTGTGTAAT GTACACACTCCTATGTGGGAATCCACCTTTTGAAACCTTAGACTTGAAAGAGACCTACAAATGTATCAAGGAAGTGAAGTACAGCCTTCCTCCATCCCTCACTCCGGCCGCACAGAAGCTGATATCCGCAGTCCTGCAGAAAAACCCAGCTGACCGCCTTACTCTGGACCAGATACTGGCCCACGAGTATTTCACAAAG GGCTTCACCCCAGAAAAACTTCCCCCGAGTAGCTGCGTGATGGTGCCTGAGCTAAATCCACCCAGTCCTGCCAAGAAGTTCTTCACCAAGATGGCCAAGAGCCTCTTTGGCAAGAAAAAATCTAAAG CAGTTGAGAAGACTCCTTGTGAGGAGAAAGATGACATCTCAAAACTGGTATCAGGCATGGTGAAGCACTCCATTGGTCGGCAAATGAGCTACAAAACGATGGGTGCGAATGAG GCCACTTCACCCACAGTTCAGCTGGCAAGCTCTGGCCCTCTGGACACCCCGGCAGAGGAGGAGTCCAGGAAGTCTGCATCACGCTCCTTCAAAGGCACCCTCGCCAGCAGCACTGATG CTTGTGAAGACATCCCTACCCCTGCTGCTGTAGCCGAGTCTGCCATGAAGGTTCTCAACAGCTGCTTGTCTTCCATGCCAGCAG CCTCAAGAAACCCACCCTGCCTTTCTAAACCCAAGCCCTTCGTCTGGGTAACCAAGTGGGTAGACTACTCCAACAAATATGGCTTTGGTTACCAGCTCTCTAATCATAATGTTGGTGTTCTCTTCAATGAAGGCACTCATCTGAGCTTCTGTGACCAGCGCAG GACTGTACGGTACTGTCTAACAAACAACAAGCACTTTACGTTCCCTGCTGACACGTTACCAGAGAAGCTCCAGAATCAAAAACACATAGTGGAAATGATGGCTAACTACATGGAGCAGAACCTGATGGAG ggTGGAGATGTCAATTGTGATGACCAGCAGCCTCCAAGTTCTTCTCCATTACTCCTGCAGTGGATTAAGACTGACCACGCCTTAGTCATGCTCTTTGACAACCGAACCCTACAG GTTAATTTTTACACCGACCACACAAAGATCATCCTTAGCAAGTCCTCAGACTCCTTGTACCTACTGACTTACATTAGCAAGGACCGCGTCTCTTTCTCCTACCCTCTGAGCGTGCTTTCCGAATGGGGCTGCTCTTCAGAGCTGCGGCAGCGCCTTCATTACGTGGTACAACTTCTCCAGCACTACACCAACGCGTAA
- the mrps14 gene encoding 28S ribosomal protein S14, mitochondrial gives MAAWKVFSTGIGCLQSSLPFCGQAYKSSLGVVEQFRSYYVDWRMLRDVKRRQMAYEYADTRLRINAIRKNTILPKELQEIADKEIAALPRDSCPVRIRNRCVMTSRPRGVKRRWRLSRIVFRHLADHNQMSGIQRSMW, from the exons ATGGCCGCATGGAAGGTCTTCAGCACAGGAATAGGGTGTCTGCAATCGTCCTTGCCGTTTTGTGGACAG GCCTACAAAAGTTCTCTTGGGGTGGTGGAACAGTTCAGAAGTTATTATGTTGACTGGAGGATGTTACGGGATGTGAAAAGGAGGCAAATGGCATATGAATATGCAGATACAAGACTGCGCATCAATGCTATTAGGAAAAATACTATTTTGCCAAAGGAACTACAG GAGATAGCTGATAAAGAAATAGCCGCACTGCCTCGGGACAGTTGCCCAGTGCGTATTCGCAACAGGTGTGTGATGACATCAAGACCGCGTGGGGTGAAACGGAGGTGGCGTCTTAGTCGTATTGTCTTTCGGCATTTAGCGGACCACAACCAGATGTCTGGGATACAGAGATCAATGTGGTGA
- the LOC127441384 gene encoding serine/threonine-protein kinase PLK3-like isoform X2: protein MDPACFTSAQRLSCKMMNPDLFKPSPDRLPAAQPPARPNRSKSEHVKTELAQVVVDAKTGRSYCKGKLLGKGGFARCYEMTDLANNKMYAVKVIPQSRVSKPHQREKIINEIELHKSLQHKHVVKFSHHFEDQDNIYIFLELCSRKSLAHIWKARHTLTDPEVRYYLRQIISALKYLHNKGILHRDLKLGNFFVNENMDLRLGDFGLAAKLEIVEQRKKTICGTPNYLAPEVLNRQGHGTESDVWSLGCVMYTLLCGNPPFETLDLKETYKCIKEVKYSLPPSLTPAAQKLISAVLQKNPADRLTLDQILAHEYFTKGFTPEKLPPSSCVMVPELNPPSPAKKFFTKMAKSLFGKKKSKVEKTPCEEKDDISKLVSGMVKHSIGRQMSYKTMGANEATSPTVQLASSGPLDTPAEEESRKSASRSFKGTLASSTDACEDIPTPAAVAESAMKVLNSCLSSMPAASRNPPCLSKPKPFVWVTKWVDYSNKYGFGYQLSNHNVGVLFNEGTHLSFCDQRRTVRYCLTNNKHFTFPADTLPEKLQNQKHIVEMMANYMEQNLMEGGDVNCDDQQPPSSSPLLLQWIKTDHALVMLFDNRTLQVNFYTDHTKIILSKSSDSLYLLTYISKDRVSFSYPLSVLSEWGCSSELRQRLHYVVQLLQHYTNA from the exons ATGGATCCTGCTTGTTTTACCTCCGCGCAGCGTCTTTCCTGTAAAATGATGAATCCGGATTTGTTCAAACCGTCCCCAGACCGTCTTCCGGCGGCTCAACCGCCTGCCAGACCGAACCGGAGTAAATCTGAACATGTTAAGACGGAGCTCGCGCAGGTGGTGGTTGACGCCAAGACTGGAAGATCATACTGTAAAGGAAAGCTTTTGGGAAAG GGTGGTTTTGCACGATGCTATGAAATGACGGATCTTGCCAACAACAAGATGTATGCAGTTAAGGTTATTCCACAGAGCAGAGTCTCAAAGCCACACCAGAGAGAGAAG ATCATTAATGAAATAGAGCTTCACAAAAGCCTCCAGCACAAGCATGTGGtgaagttctctcatcattttgaAGACCAAGACAACATTTACATCTTCCTTGAACTTTGCAGCAGAAAG TCTTTGGCACACATTTGGAAAGCAAGACATACGCTGACAGACCCTGAAGTCCGTTACTACCTCAGACAAATCATATCCGCACTTAAATACCTCCACAACAAAGGCATCCTCCACAGAGACCTCAAATTAG GTAATTTTTTCGTGAATGAGAACATGGATTTGAGGTTAGGAGATTTCGGGCTGGCAGCCAAGTTGGAGATAGTTGAGCAAAGGAAGAA GACCATCTGTGGAACTCCAAACTACCTTGCACCAGAGGTCTTAAACCGACAAGGCCATGGGACAGAGTCAGATGTTTGGTCGCTGGGTTGTGTAAT GTACACACTCCTATGTGGGAATCCACCTTTTGAAACCTTAGACTTGAAAGAGACCTACAAATGTATCAAGGAAGTGAAGTACAGCCTTCCTCCATCCCTCACTCCGGCCGCACAGAAGCTGATATCCGCAGTCCTGCAGAAAAACCCAGCTGACCGCCTTACTCTGGACCAGATACTGGCCCACGAGTATTTCACAAAG GGCTTCACCCCAGAAAAACTTCCCCCGAGTAGCTGCGTGATGGTGCCTGAGCTAAATCCACCCAGTCCTGCCAAGAAGTTCTTCACCAAGATGGCCAAGAGCCTCTTTGGCAAGAAAAAATCTAAAG TTGAGAAGACTCCTTGTGAGGAGAAAGATGACATCTCAAAACTGGTATCAGGCATGGTGAAGCACTCCATTGGTCGGCAAATGAGCTACAAAACGATGGGTGCGAATGAG GCCACTTCACCCACAGTTCAGCTGGCAAGCTCTGGCCCTCTGGACACCCCGGCAGAGGAGGAGTCCAGGAAGTCTGCATCACGCTCCTTCAAAGGCACCCTCGCCAGCAGCACTGATG CTTGTGAAGACATCCCTACCCCTGCTGCTGTAGCCGAGTCTGCCATGAAGGTTCTCAACAGCTGCTTGTCTTCCATGCCAGCAG CCTCAAGAAACCCACCCTGCCTTTCTAAACCCAAGCCCTTCGTCTGGGTAACCAAGTGGGTAGACTACTCCAACAAATATGGCTTTGGTTACCAGCTCTCTAATCATAATGTTGGTGTTCTCTTCAATGAAGGCACTCATCTGAGCTTCTGTGACCAGCGCAG GACTGTACGGTACTGTCTAACAAACAACAAGCACTTTACGTTCCCTGCTGACACGTTACCAGAGAAGCTCCAGAATCAAAAACACATAGTGGAAATGATGGCTAACTACATGGAGCAGAACCTGATGGAG ggTGGAGATGTCAATTGTGATGACCAGCAGCCTCCAAGTTCTTCTCCATTACTCCTGCAGTGGATTAAGACTGACCACGCCTTAGTCATGCTCTTTGACAACCGAACCCTACAG GTTAATTTTTACACCGACCACACAAAGATCATCCTTAGCAAGTCCTCAGACTCCTTGTACCTACTGACTTACATTAGCAAGGACCGCGTCTCTTTCTCCTACCCTCTGAGCGTGCTTTCCGAATGGGGCTGCTCTTCAGAGCTGCGGCAGCGCCTTCATTACGTGGTACAACTTCTCCAGCACTACACCAACGCGTAA
- the LOC127441174 gene encoding uncharacterized protein LOC127441174 — translation MHLEHVHSDWTVSDVLYTGKKILITQECWGGLRLWMGKERRVTHAEDSNRNSLYRQISPSWPVSLYHCLRRPWLSSITPWPQNQEPLGSISTHRSSKDQAHHRPLHLRGVTGPSSESSFLSPNVTNSHISIGKRFSFGGWQQGGRVSFSGLYLQQPIQEIHLKNTYRMGPEPGSHFSVSRTQQIIKATLDSYLDGVCYSPDSSSQLCQMLADLTSVS, via the exons ATTCTTATCACTCAAGAGTGTTGGGGAGGCTTGAGACTGTGGATGGGAAAAGAGAGGCGAGTGACTCACGCTGAGGATTCTAACAGGAACTCACTGTACAGACAG ATTTCTCCATCATGGCCAGTCAGCCTCTACCACTGTCTCAGAAGACCTTGGCTCAGTTCAATCACTCCTTGGCCACAGAACCAGGAGCCTCTGGGCTCTATCTCTACTCATCGCAGCTCCAAAGACCAGGCTCACCATAGGCCACTGCACCTCAGGGGTGTGACGGGCCCCTCATCTGAGTCATCTTTCCTGAGCCCCAACGTGACCAATTCTCACATATCCATTGGCAAGCGGTTTTCATTCGGGGGTTGGCAGCAGGGAGGTAGAGTGAGCTTTTCTGGATTGTACCTCCAGCAACCAATCCAGGAGATCCATCTAAAGAACACATACAGAATGGGACCAGAACCAGGGAGCCATTTCAGTGTCAGCAGAACTCAGCAGATCATAAAGGCTACATTGGACAGTTATTTGGATGGTGTATGTTACAGTCCTGACAGCAGTAGCCAGCTCTGTCAGATGTTGGCAGATCTAACATCAGTAAGCTAA